In Paenibacillus sonchi, the genomic stretch GACGTTCCAAGAAAGAAGCGGAGCAGCAGGCGGCAGCGGCAGCACTTTTGCGGCTGAAGGAAGATGGCGCTTAAGTGCCGGCTGCAGGTTTAGGGTTTATTTTTAGTCTCGCGGAGGAGAGCAGCAATGGTCTGAAAGCCGGCGTACAAGCGGAGCTCAGACTTTTGCTGCTCTTTTTCGGAATACAGACTGGATTTTTGTAACGATACCATCCTTAAAAAGGACGGCGAAGCCGTTTCCGCTTGTGGCAAACAGGAGCTGAAGTCCGCCAGGGGTCCGGTGGTTTAGGGCTATTTTAGGCGGTGAACCGCTATGGTATAATGGGGCAGAGGTGAATAAGAGGGTATGTTTTTGAAACGGATTGAATTAGCTGGCTTTAAATCATTTGCCGACAAAACGGAAATGGAATTCGTGCGCGGAATTACAGCCGTAGTGGGTCCGAACGGCAGCGGCAAAAGCAATATTTCCGACGGTATCCGCTGGGTTCTGGGCGAACAAAGCGCCAAATCGCTGCGCGGCGGCAAGATGGAGGATATTATTTTTGCCGGGAGCGATGCGCGCAAGGCTGTGAACTACGGGGAAGTGTCGCTTACGCTGGATAACGAGGATCATGCGCTGCCTCTGGATTTCAGCGAGGTGACGGTAACCCGCCGTGTGCATCGCAGCGGAGAGAGCGAATACTTAATCAATAAGCAGGCTTGCCGTCTGAAGGATATCACTGAGCTGTTCATGGATACCGGCATCGGGCGCGAGGCTTATTCGATTATTGGACAAGGCCGGATTGAAGAAATACTCAGTACCCGTTCCGAGGACCGGCGCGGCATATTTGAAGAAGCCTCAGGGATTGTTAAATATAAATCACGCAAAAGAGATGCGGCACGCAAGCTCGATGAAACCGAGCAGAATCTGCTGCGCATTCATGACCTGATCAGTGAGCTGGAGGATCAGGTGGGACCGCTGAAGGAGCAGTCCGAGAAGGCGATCCGTTACAAGGAACTGCGCGAGCAGCTCAAGCAGCTGGAGATCTCTGTGTATGTCCACCAGATCGAAGGCATACATACCGCGTGGAAGGAAGGCAATGACCGTCTGGAAGTGCTGCGCGACGAGCAGCTTGAGCTGTCCACAATCGTTTCGGCCCATGATGCCAAGCTTGAAAGCGGACGCGCCGAGCTGCGCGCATTGGAAGAAGAAGTAGAGAAGCTGCAGGAGCAGCTGCTGCGTTATAGTGAAGCTAATGAGAAAAGCGAAGGCTACGGTGAGCTGCTGAAGGAACGCAGACGCAATCTGGAGAGCAACCGGGAGCAGCTGCTGGCTACGCTTGGATCGGTGGGAGAACGTTCCGAGGGCAGACAGCGTGAGCTTGCCGAACTGGAGCATAAGCTGCAGCAAACCCGGCTGGCTCTTGAAGAGCTGCGAACACAGATTGCGGATGAGGAGTCCAGGCTGGAAGGCGTAGCCGGAGGCATTAACCAGAGCAAGGAAGAGCAGCTGAAGAGTTCGCTGCTTGAGCTGATGAATCTGATGGCCCAGGCCCGGAATGAAATCCGTTATGCGGACCAGCAGAAAGAAAGTCTGGAGCGCAGAATGAGCCGCAGCCAGGAAGAGAGCGGGAAATGGACCGCGAGGCTGAAGGAATTGACCTCTGCCCAAAACGGTCTGAAGGATAAAATTTCCAGCCTGGGCAAAGAAATCAGTTCGCTCCGCAATGCATACATCACGGAGAGCGAGCAAACCAGCAAACGGCAGAAGCTGCTGGAGGAGACACAGAGCGGACTCCGCAAATGGGAGCAGAAGCGTGAAGCCCAGGTTTCCCGGCATGAGACGATGAAGGAAATGCAGGATGATTTTGACGGATTTATGCTCGGAGTCAAAGAGGTGCTGAAGGGTGCGCGCAAAGGTCAGCTAAGTGGCGTACACGGTGCTGTCGCTGAGCTGATCTCCGTTCCGGAGAAGCTGGAAATGGCTGTCGAGACTGCACTTGGCGCTTCGCTCCAGCATGTGGTAATGGATAACGAGGCGGTGTCCCGGCAAGCGATTAGCTTTCTGAAACAGCGTCAGCTGGGACGTGCAACCTTTCTGCCGCTCGATGTCATCCGTGCCCGGCAGATCGGCGGAAGCGACCGCAGTATGGTGGAAGGTGCGGACGGATTTGTCGGAATCGGATCTGAGCTGGTGGGTTTCGAAGACAAATATGCAAGTATAGTCGGCAGTCTCCTGGGAAATGTGGTTATCGCAGAGAGCCTGGAACAGGCGAACCGCATTGCTGCCAAGTGCCAGTACCGGTATAGAGTGGTGACATTGGAGGGTGACGTTGTCAATGCGGGCGGTTCCATGACCGGGGGAAGCCAGCATAAGAAGAACAACAGCCTGTTAAGCCGCAAACGTCAGCTGGACCAGTTGTTCAGCGAGATTGAGGAGAGCGAGCGGCAGATCGCGAAGCTGAAGCAGGGCATCAGCCGGCTGCGGGAGGAGCAGGAGAATGCTTCACGGAAGCTGGAGGAACTGCGCCATAACGGTGATGAGAAGCGTCTGGAGGAGCAGCGTGTCTCCGGTGATCTGAAGCAGCTGGAGCAAGAGCTTCGCCATGTGCAGGAGCAGGTCGACGGAGCCGGTGCCGAGCGCAGCGGGTTCGAGAGCGAGGTCCGGGCGCTGGAGGAGAGCCGCAAGCAGGCGGCTGCTGAGCTTGAACGGCTGGAGAAGGAAGAGAAAGAAGCCCATGAGGCGATCCGGAGTGCTGAATCTGCGCGCAAGGCGAATGAGTCGGCTAAGGAAGAGCTGCAGAGCAAGCTGACCGGGATGAAGGTCACAGAGGGCAAGCTGGACCAGGAGATTTTCTCTCTGGAAGAGCAGGTGCGGCGCATGAGACAGGATGCGGGTTCGCAGGATAAAGAGCTGCGCCAGAGCCGCAGTCTGCTGATCACGATAGAGAAGGATCTGGAAGAAAACACGAAGGAAGCTGTGAAGCAGAAAGAAGACCTGAACAGCTATCGTCTGAAAAAAGAAGAGACAGCGGCAAAGCTGGACCTGGCCCGTGCCGACCGTGCGGCGTTGACACGCAAGCTGGAACTGGCCGAAGGCGAAACCAAGGATCAGCGCCAGGCGCTCAAATCCGTTGACGACAAGCTGCGCTCCACAGAAGTAGCCGTAGGGCGGCTCGATGTGGAGCTGGACAATATTCTGCGCAAGCTGAGCGACGACTATGAGCTCAGCTATGAGCTGGCGAAGCAGCGTTATGCGGTGCCTGAGGATGTGCCTGCCGCCCAGATGGAGGTGCAGCGTCTCAAACGCAGCATTTCTTCACTGGGTGAGGTGAATCTGGGAGCGATTGAGGAGTATCAGCGCGTGCATGAGCGGTTTACTTTCCTGAGCGGCCAGAAGGATGACCTGGTGGAAGCTAAAACCACGCTGTACCACGTTATCCGTGAGATGGAAGAGGAAATGTCCAAACGGTTTAAGATAACCTTTGACGCCATCCGCCGTGAATTCGGCACCGTATTCACCAAGCTGTTCGGCGGCGGACGGGCCGATCTGATGCTGCTGGACCCTGAGCATATGCTGGACACAGGGATTGATATTGTCGCCCAGCCTCCCGGCAAAAAACTGCAAAATCTGCAGCTTCTATCCGGTGGAGAGCGGGCACTTACAGCCATGGCGCTGCTGTTCGCCATCCTGCAGGTCAAGCCGGTGCCGTTCTGCGTACTGGATGAGGTCGAAGCTGCCCTCGATGAAGCCAATGTGGTGCGCTTTGCCCAGTATCTGCGCGAATTCTCGGAGCAGACACAGTTTATTGTTGTCACCCACCGCAAGGGAACCATGGAAGAAGCGGATGTGCTCTATGGTGTTACGATGGAAGAAGGCGGCGTATCCAAGCTGGTGTCGGTTAAACTGGAGGATGAGGAAGCGGAGATTGCTTAGTCCAATGGCTTCGAAGCTGGTTATGCCCACAAAACTTTTAGGAGGAACACTATGAGCTTTTTCCGAAAATTAAAAGAAAGCATCTCCGGCAAAACGGAGAGCGTAACGAAACAATTCCGCGACGGTCTGGAAAAGACACGCAAGGGGTTTGTGGAGAAGGTATCCGACCTGATCTCCCGCCGCAAGAAGATAGATGAAGAGTTCTATGAGGAATTGGAAGAGATTCTGATCGGCGCGGATGTCGGTGTAAATACTGTGATGACTCTCGTTGAGGAACTGAGAGCAGAAGTGAGGCAGAAGCGTATCGAGGATGCATCCGAGCTGCAGCCCATTCTGTCCCGGAAGCTGATGGAGCTGCTGCGCGGTGACGATGACAATAGCCTTAGGGAGAACCCGGACGGCATTACTGTCATCCTTTTCGTCGGGGTAAACGGTGTCGGCAAGACGACTACCATCGGCAAGCTGGCGCACCGCTACAAACAAGAGGGCAAAAAGGTTCTGCTCGCCGCAGGCGATACCTTCCGGGCGGGGGCCATAGAGCAATTGGAAGTCTGGGGTCAGCGTGCGGGTGTGGATGTCATCAAGCAGCAGGCTGGTTCTGACCCGGCTGCTGTGATGTTCGATGCCGTGCAGGCTGCCAAGCAGCGGAATGTCGATGTGCTCATCTGCGACACCGCAGGCAGACTGCAGAACAAAAGCAATCTCATGGAAGAGCTTAACAAAATCTTCCGCGTCATTCAGCGCGAGATTCCCAGCGCACCGCATGAGGTGCTGATGGTGCTGGATGCCACCACGGGTCAGAATGCATTGACCCAGGCCAAGCTTTTTGGTGAAAAAAGCGGTGTCACCGGCCTGGTGCTGACCAAGCTGGACGGCACGGCCAAAGGCGGGATTGTCGTTGCCATCCGTCAGGAAATGAATCTTCCGGTGAAGCTCGTCGGC encodes the following:
- the smc gene encoding chromosome segregation protein SMC, with product MFLKRIELAGFKSFADKTEMEFVRGITAVVGPNGSGKSNISDGIRWVLGEQSAKSLRGGKMEDIIFAGSDARKAVNYGEVSLTLDNEDHALPLDFSEVTVTRRVHRSGESEYLINKQACRLKDITELFMDTGIGREAYSIIGQGRIEEILSTRSEDRRGIFEEASGIVKYKSRKRDAARKLDETEQNLLRIHDLISELEDQVGPLKEQSEKAIRYKELREQLKQLEISVYVHQIEGIHTAWKEGNDRLEVLRDEQLELSTIVSAHDAKLESGRAELRALEEEVEKLQEQLLRYSEANEKSEGYGELLKERRRNLESNREQLLATLGSVGERSEGRQRELAELEHKLQQTRLALEELRTQIADEESRLEGVAGGINQSKEEQLKSSLLELMNLMAQARNEIRYADQQKESLERRMSRSQEESGKWTARLKELTSAQNGLKDKISSLGKEISSLRNAYITESEQTSKRQKLLEETQSGLRKWEQKREAQVSRHETMKEMQDDFDGFMLGVKEVLKGARKGQLSGVHGAVAELISVPEKLEMAVETALGASLQHVVMDNEAVSRQAISFLKQRQLGRATFLPLDVIRARQIGGSDRSMVEGADGFVGIGSELVGFEDKYASIVGSLLGNVVIAESLEQANRIAAKCQYRYRVVTLEGDVVNAGGSMTGGSQHKKNNSLLSRKRQLDQLFSEIEESERQIAKLKQGISRLREEQENASRKLEELRHNGDEKRLEEQRVSGDLKQLEQELRHVQEQVDGAGAERSGFESEVRALEESRKQAAAELERLEKEEKEAHEAIRSAESARKANESAKEELQSKLTGMKVTEGKLDQEIFSLEEQVRRMRQDAGSQDKELRQSRSLLITIEKDLEENTKEAVKQKEDLNSYRLKKEETAAKLDLARADRAALTRKLELAEGETKDQRQALKSVDDKLRSTEVAVGRLDVELDNILRKLSDDYELSYELAKQRYAVPEDVPAAQMEVQRLKRSISSLGEVNLGAIEEYQRVHERFTFLSGQKDDLVEAKTTLYHVIREMEEEMSKRFKITFDAIRREFGTVFTKLFGGGRADLMLLDPEHMLDTGIDIVAQPPGKKLQNLQLLSGGERALTAMALLFAILQVKPVPFCVLDEVEAALDEANVVRFAQYLREFSEQTQFIVVTHRKGTMEEADVLYGVTMEEGGVSKLVSVKLEDEEAEIA
- the ftsY gene encoding signal recognition particle-docking protein FtsY produces the protein MSFFRKLKESISGKTESVTKQFRDGLEKTRKGFVEKVSDLISRRKKIDEEFYEELEEILIGADVGVNTVMTLVEELRAEVRQKRIEDASELQPILSRKLMELLRGDDDNSLRENPDGITVILFVGVNGVGKTTTIGKLAHRYKQEGKKVLLAAGDTFRAGAIEQLEVWGQRAGVDVIKQQAGSDPAAVMFDAVQAAKQRNVDVLICDTAGRLQNKSNLMEELNKIFRVIQREIPSAPHEVLMVLDATTGQNALTQAKLFGEKSGVTGLVLTKLDGTAKGGIVVAIRQEMNLPVKLVGLGEKMEDLQPFDSTQFVHALFAGMISAEEDNEKQE